A part of Geothrix oryzae genomic DNA contains:
- a CDS encoding MerR family transcriptional regulator, which translates to MAKDPRMGAYMIGVVSMRYSVHPQTLRLYEREGLLTPSRTEGKTRLYSDEDLERLEFILNLTRDLGVNLAGVEVVLGLRDRLNRMQEDVDRLVQALEAAGLKDIPKPGTSATGLVKLPSHGLRKRS; encoded by the coding sequence ATGGCTAAAGATCCCCGCATGGGCGCCTACATGATCGGCGTGGTGTCGATGCGCTACAGCGTGCACCCCCAGACCCTGAGGCTCTACGAACGGGAGGGCCTGCTGACGCCCAGCCGCACCGAGGGCAAGACCCGCCTCTACAGCGACGAGGATCTGGAACGCCTCGAGTTCATCCTCAACCTCACCCGCGACCTGGGCGTGAACCTGGCGGGCGTGGAGGTGGTGCTGGGCCTGCGGGACCGGCTGAACCGCATGCAGGAGGATGTGGATCGCCTGGTGCAGGCCCTGGAAGCCGCGGGCCTGAAAGACATCCCCAAGCCGGGAACCTCGGCCACGGGCCTGGTGAAGCTGCCTTCCCACGGGCTGCGCAAGCGCAGCTGA
- the dnaK gene encoding molecular chaperone DnaK, with protein sequence MGKIIGIDLGTTNSCVAVMEGGQPKVIPNPEGADTTPSVVGFNPKTSERLVGASAKRQAVAQPKSTIYSIKRFMGLPYADSDREQKLVPYTVERADKGGCVIDVIGKKLSPEEISAAVLTKMKEAAEAYLGEKVTEAVITVPAYFNDAQRQATKDAGAIAGLEVKRIVNEPTAAALAYGLDKKKDGTIAVFDFGGGTFDISILEVSEGVVEVKSTNGDTHLGGDNVDQAVIDWLADEFQKAEGIDLRKQADAMQRLKEAAEKAKIELSSTTQTDISLPYITADASGPKHINQTLSRAKFELMIEPILQKLKGPCENAVKDAKLAHHEIDEVVMVGGSTRIPKVLELVKQIFGKEPNHSVNPDEVVALGAAVQAGVLAGDVKGVLLLDVTPLSLGINANGGQMSVIIPRNTTIPTKRSEIYTTAVDNQPGVDIEVFQGERPVVEGNKLLGQFHLGNIAPAPRGMPQIEVVFDIDANGIVHVTAKDKGTGKDASITLTGSTGLSKEEIDAKVKDAEAHKADDEERKSMLEEKNHLDQMVYQVEKLLKDSGDKLPEADKKEAEEAIVEAKAALASLEKERIKKALEALTAKSHKLAESLYKQEPPQDGAAPGAPGAPAGDAKKGDDNVIDAEVVS encoded by the coding sequence ATGGGCAAGATCATCGGCATTGACCTCGGCACCACCAACAGCTGCGTGGCCGTCATGGAAGGCGGGCAGCCCAAGGTGATCCCGAACCCCGAAGGCGCGGACACGACGCCTTCCGTGGTGGGCTTCAACCCCAAGACCAGCGAGCGCCTCGTGGGCGCCTCGGCCAAGCGCCAGGCCGTGGCCCAGCCCAAGAGCACCATCTATTCCATCAAGCGGTTCATGGGCCTGCCCTACGCCGACTCGGACCGTGAGCAGAAGCTCGTGCCCTACACCGTCGAGCGGGCGGACAAGGGCGGCTGCGTGATCGATGTCATCGGCAAGAAGCTGAGCCCCGAGGAGATCAGCGCCGCGGTGCTGACCAAGATGAAGGAGGCCGCCGAGGCCTACCTGGGCGAGAAGGTCACCGAGGCCGTCATCACCGTGCCCGCCTACTTCAATGACGCCCAGCGCCAGGCCACCAAGGACGCCGGCGCCATCGCGGGTCTGGAGGTGAAGCGCATCGTCAACGAGCCCACCGCCGCGGCCCTGGCCTACGGCCTCGACAAGAAGAAGGACGGCACCATCGCCGTCTTCGACTTCGGCGGCGGCACCTTCGACATCTCGATCCTCGAAGTTTCCGAGGGTGTGGTCGAAGTGAAGTCCACCAACGGCGACACCCACCTGGGCGGCGACAATGTGGACCAGGCCGTCATCGACTGGCTGGCCGACGAGTTCCAGAAGGCCGAGGGCATCGACCTCCGCAAGCAGGCCGACGCCATGCAGCGCCTGAAGGAAGCGGCCGAGAAGGCCAAGATCGAGCTGTCCAGCACCACCCAGACCGACATCAGCCTGCCCTACATCACGGCGGACGCCAGCGGTCCCAAGCACATCAACCAGACGCTCTCCCGCGCCAAGTTCGAGCTGATGATCGAGCCCATCCTCCAGAAGCTCAAGGGCCCCTGCGAGAACGCGGTGAAGGACGCCAAGCTGGCCCACCACGAGATCGACGAGGTGGTGATGGTGGGCGGCTCCACGCGCATCCCCAAGGTGCTGGAGCTTGTGAAGCAGATCTTCGGCAAGGAGCCCAACCACAGCGTGAACCCCGACGAGGTCGTGGCCCTGGGCGCCGCCGTGCAGGCCGGCGTGCTGGCCGGCGATGTGAAGGGCGTGCTGCTCCTCGATGTGACGCCGCTCAGCCTCGGCATCAACGCCAACGGCGGCCAGATGAGCGTCATCATCCCCCGCAACACCACCATCCCCACCAAGCGCAGCGAGATCTACACCACGGCCGTGGACAACCAGCCCGGCGTGGACATCGAGGTGTTCCAGGGCGAGCGCCCGGTGGTCGAAGGCAACAAGCTGCTGGGCCAGTTCCACCTGGGTAACATCGCCCCGGCCCCCCGCGGCATGCCCCAGATCGAGGTGGTCTTCGACATCGACGCCAACGGCATCGTGCATGTCACCGCCAAGGACAAGGGCACCGGCAAGGACGCGAGCATCACCCTGACGGGCAGCACGGGCCTCTCCAAGGAGGAGATCGATGCCAAGGTGAAGGATGCCGAAGCCCACAAGGCCGACGATGAAGAGCGCAAGTCCATGCTCGAAGAAAAGAACCACCTCGACCAGATGGTCTACCAGGTGGAGAAGCTGCTGAAGGACAGCGGCGACAAGCTGCCTGAGGCCGACAAGAAGGAGGCCGAGGAGGCCATCGTCGAGGCCAAGGCCGCCCTGGCCAGCCTGGAGAAGGAGCGCATCAAGAAGGCCCTGGAGGCTCTGACGGCCAAGAGCCACAAGCTCGCGGAGAGCCTCTACAAGCAGGAACCGCCCCAGGACGGCGCGGCCCCCGGCGCTCCCGGCGCCCCGGCCGGCGACGCCAAGAAGGGCGACGACAATGTGATCGACGCCGAAGTCGTCAGCTAG
- the dnaJ gene encoding molecular chaperone DnaJ, which yields MSHPDYYKILGVPKSASEEEIKKAYRKLARKHHPDLNPGDAKAEAEFKKLSEANDVLSDPEKRRNYDLHGDPNGPGAQVPPGFPQGGGFSFEDVFAGFGGRPVRHGPERGEDLIHAVRLGFREAFEGTRLSLRVNRSEPCLTCHGTGEAHKKQEPCRTCHGKGKLGGGSGFLSFGRTCPDCQGRGMRAPACPDCGGAGRHARQETVTIAIPAGVEDGARLRVAGKGEAGRRGGGPGDLFLQISMEPDARFERRGPNLYVRLPISFSEAALGAKVEVPTPEGQATIKVPPGTQTGARLRLKGQGMPIPRANQRGDLIAEVAVVTPKVQDERSKELLRELADLNDAEVREQRSANHG from the coding sequence ATGTCCCACCCCGACTACTACAAGATCCTGGGCGTGCCGAAATCAGCCTCGGAAGAGGAGATCAAGAAGGCCTACCGGAAGCTGGCGCGGAAGCACCATCCGGATCTGAACCCAGGCGACGCCAAGGCCGAGGCCGAGTTCAAGAAGCTCTCGGAAGCCAACGATGTGCTGTCGGACCCCGAGAAGCGGAGGAACTACGACCTCCACGGCGATCCCAACGGCCCCGGGGCGCAGGTCCCGCCGGGCTTCCCGCAGGGCGGGGGCTTCTCCTTCGAGGATGTCTTCGCGGGCTTCGGGGGCCGCCCCGTGCGCCACGGCCCCGAGCGGGGCGAGGATCTCATCCACGCGGTGCGGCTGGGCTTCCGGGAGGCCTTCGAGGGCACCCGTCTCAGCCTGCGCGTCAACCGTTCGGAACCCTGCCTGACCTGCCACGGCACGGGCGAAGCCCACAAGAAGCAGGAGCCCTGCCGCACCTGTCACGGCAAGGGCAAGCTGGGCGGCGGCTCGGGGTTCCTGTCCTTCGGCCGCACCTGCCCGGACTGCCAGGGCCGCGGCATGCGGGCTCCCGCCTGTCCCGACTGCGGCGGCGCGGGGCGCCACGCCCGCCAGGAGACTGTCACCATCGCCATTCCCGCGGGCGTGGAGGACGGCGCCCGGCTGCGGGTGGCGGGGAAGGGCGAGGCCGGCCGGCGCGGCGGCGGCCCCGGCGACCTCTTCCTGCAGATCAGCATGGAGCCGGATGCCCGGTTCGAGCGCCGGGGCCCGAACCTGTATGTGCGCCTGCCCATCAGCTTCTCGGAGGCGGCCCTGGGGGCCAAGGTGGAGGTGCCCACGCCAGAAGGACAGGCCACCATCAAGGTGCCGCCCGGCACCCAGACCGGCGCCAGGCTCCGCCTCAAGGGCCAGGGCATGCCCATCCCGCGGGCCAACCAGCGGGGCGACCTCATCGCCGAGGTGGCCGTGGTGACCCCCAAGGTCCAGGACGAGCGCAGCAAGGAACTGCTGCGGGAGCTGGCCGACCTGAACGATGCCGAAGTGCGCGAGCAGCGGAGTGCGAATCATGGCTAA
- a CDS encoding sigma-70 family RNA polymerase sigma factor: MPLRHLEERSLDKYFDSIRHLPLLTAEEERINGRLWQNDRNPEGLRKLVEGNLRFVVKEARKFEGMGLDLLDLISEGNLGLIEAAKRYDPERLNKFLTYASWWVRQAIFHALAEHGNKIRLPQKVAGHLVQLNRVTQKLSQSLGRTPMIKEIAEAANLSVDEVQRLQVLQQTTSTVSTEQGLGDSDLTVGDSLEQEVEPSAMHTLDQEAFLEQIEASLATLSEKERKIIALHFGLGGHDPLTLEQIGKQFDPPISRERVRQLEERAFSRIRERRREILGGFLWGGDEP, from the coding sequence GTGCCCCTCCGGCATCTCGAAGAGCGTTCGCTCGACAAGTACTTCGACTCCATCCGCCACCTGCCCTTGCTGACGGCGGAGGAGGAGCGCATCAACGGGCGCCTATGGCAGAACGACCGCAATCCGGAGGGCCTGCGCAAGCTGGTGGAGGGCAACCTGCGCTTCGTGGTGAAGGAGGCGCGCAAGTTCGAGGGCATGGGCCTCGATCTGCTGGACCTCATCAGCGAGGGCAACCTGGGCCTGATCGAAGCCGCCAAGCGCTATGATCCCGAGCGGCTGAACAAGTTCCTCACCTACGCCTCCTGGTGGGTGCGGCAGGCCATCTTCCACGCCCTGGCCGAGCATGGGAACAAGATCCGCCTGCCGCAGAAGGTGGCGGGCCACCTGGTGCAGCTCAACCGGGTGACCCAGAAGCTCAGCCAGTCCCTGGGCCGCACGCCGATGATCAAGGAGATCGCCGAAGCCGCGAACCTCAGCGTGGACGAGGTCCAGCGCCTGCAGGTGCTGCAGCAGACCACCTCCACCGTATCGACCGAGCAGGGCCTGGGGGATTCCGACCTCACGGTGGGCGACAGCCTGGAGCAGGAGGTGGAGCCCTCCGCCATGCACACGCTCGACCAGGAGGCCTTCCTCGAGCAGATCGAAGCGAGCCTGGCGACGCTGAGCGAGAAGGAACGGAAGATCATCGCCCTGCACTTCGGCCTGGGCGGTCATGATCCCCTGACCCTCGAGCAGATCGGCAAGCAGTTCGACCCGCCCATCTCCCGCGAGCGCGTGCGCCAGCTGGAGGAGCGCGCCTTCTCGCGCATCCGCGAGCGCCGCCGCGAAATCCTGGGCGGCTTCCTCTGGGGTGGGGACGAGCCATGA
- a CDS encoding MMPL family transporter — protein sequence MDSLLRRLLRLHLSRSPGLWLLTAGLTLLLGLGTLRVERALDLMSLLPTEHPAVRANLEAGVGQQELLWLVAEGGEADLEARRAWAEGLVDRLLQEGNLPLNGLVAEGRLSDPVPVPGPGGLSPWPALLAVGAIAEGDAAVSRLTTETLYTLAPAWLGDRLAPLNDPDGLRRRLEATARALASPEPLPAALARLDPLGLRDLAPQNGEGMAKARELGRAFTLRMRTGYLETKDGRFVMLPLVASFPASEVKATTRALVWLGRGGAGPLPATASLREVEAALGPQADRAFPLQATGAHAITAWESHRLTGEVLLSLALSFILIGLVYWLGFRTLAGYGFVMVPLLVGMFWALGLTGWMLGRVNLMAAGFGAVLLGVGDDVGILLFSRYREERRAGRPKPRALRAALLGTGPGVVAGALATALAFLALAFAPFPGIRDLGLTTGLGLLACLAATFLVLPPLLMALDHGRGTFAPGPPAPLPHRRAWAPWAALVLLVLALAGAPRTRWEEDLRRFRAQGNPALTLQERLTKNLGASLQPLAIQIPLDDPDRLPARWNKLSPILREAGLPVPDWKTLDPELRHVLGSETWRHQVMEAAAKAGLDPAGLEGPLSALAAAAADPGQPVRALQSLLPRAAQPLEGSHRWNLWESLRRRGKPAPLAPALTVPIRLDEASLTRLTPVVEAAGGRFVGTQPLFRVVKGIARDAVREAVLLALAGIFAVIAWFGRSLRFACLALVPLLASQAGALGALGWGGEPLTFLSLMAIPIALGVSVDTAFNLLHRARGEADAPQRVARVNAVCAGTTLAGFGGMVFSGYRGLRGLGLACLGGVALALLLTQWLLPVLLEKWPLETKPPEKK from the coding sequence ATGGACTCGCTGCTGCGCCGCCTGCTTCGTCTGCACCTCTCCCGGTCGCCGGGCCTCTGGCTCCTCACGGCCGGCCTGACCCTGCTGCTGGGGTTGGGCACCCTCCGCGTGGAGCGGGCCCTGGATCTCATGAGCCTCCTGCCCACGGAACATCCGGCCGTGCGGGCCAACCTGGAGGCGGGCGTGGGCCAGCAGGAGCTGCTCTGGCTCGTGGCCGAGGGTGGCGAGGCCGATCTGGAGGCCCGCCGCGCCTGGGCCGAGGGCCTGGTGGACCGCCTGCTTCAGGAAGGCAACCTGCCCCTGAACGGCCTGGTGGCCGAAGGACGCCTGTCGGATCCCGTCCCGGTGCCGGGCCCGGGCGGCCTGAGTCCCTGGCCCGCCCTGCTGGCCGTGGGCGCCATCGCGGAAGGGGACGCCGCCGTCAGCCGCCTCACCACGGAAACGCTCTACACGCTGGCTCCGGCCTGGCTGGGGGATCGCCTCGCCCCCCTGAATGATCCCGATGGGCTGAGGCGCCGCCTGGAGGCCACGGCCAGGGCCCTGGCCTCCCCGGAGCCGCTGCCCGCGGCGCTGGCGCGGCTGGATCCCCTCGGCCTGAGGGACCTCGCGCCCCAGAACGGCGAGGGCATGGCCAAGGCCCGGGAGCTGGGCCGCGCGTTCACCCTGCGCATGCGCACCGGCTACCTCGAGACCAAGGACGGCCGCTTCGTGATGCTGCCCCTGGTGGCCAGCTTCCCCGCCTCGGAGGTGAAGGCCACCACCCGCGCGCTGGTCTGGCTGGGGCGCGGCGGCGCAGGCCCCCTGCCCGCCACCGCCAGCCTCCGGGAGGTCGAAGCGGCCCTGGGGCCGCAGGCGGACCGGGCCTTCCCCCTCCAGGCCACGGGGGCGCATGCCATCACCGCCTGGGAATCCCACCGGCTCACGGGCGAGGTGCTGCTCAGCCTGGCCCTCAGCTTCATCCTCATCGGCCTGGTCTATTGGCTGGGCTTCCGCACCCTGGCGGGCTACGGCTTCGTGATGGTGCCCCTCCTGGTCGGCATGTTCTGGGCCCTGGGCCTCACGGGCTGGATGCTGGGCCGCGTGAACCTCATGGCCGCGGGCTTCGGCGCCGTGCTGCTGGGCGTGGGCGATGATGTGGGCATCCTGCTCTTCAGCCGCTATCGCGAAGAGCGCCGGGCCGGCCGCCCGAAACCTCGGGCCCTGCGCGCGGCCCTGCTCGGCACGGGCCCCGGCGTGGTGGCGGGCGCCTTGGCCACGGCCCTGGCCTTCCTGGCCCTGGCCTTCGCCCCCTTCCCCGGCATCCGCGACCTGGGCCTCACCACGGGCCTGGGCCTGCTGGCCTGTCTCGCCGCCACCTTCCTGGTGCTGCCGCCCCTGCTGATGGCCCTGGATCATGGCCGGGGGACCTTCGCCCCGGGTCCGCCGGCGCCCCTGCCACACCGCCGGGCCTGGGCCCCCTGGGCTGCCCTGGTCCTGCTGGTGCTGGCCCTGGCGGGCGCCCCCCGCACCCGCTGGGAGGAGGACCTGCGCCGCTTCCGGGCCCAGGGCAACCCCGCCCTCACGCTCCAGGAGCGCCTGACCAAGAACCTCGGCGCCAGCCTCCAGCCCCTGGCCATCCAGATCCCCCTCGATGATCCCGACCGCCTGCCAGCCCGGTGGAACAAGCTGAGCCCGATCCTGCGGGAGGCGGGTCTGCCGGTGCCGGACTGGAAGACGCTCGATCCGGAGTTGCGCCATGTCCTGGGCTCCGAAACCTGGCGCCACCAGGTCATGGAGGCTGCGGCCAAGGCGGGGCTGGATCCCGCGGGCCTGGAGGGCCCCCTTTCCGCCCTGGCGGCTGCCGCCGCGGACCCGGGCCAACCTGTGCGGGCCCTCCAGTCCCTGCTGCCGAGGGCGGCCCAGCCCCTTGAGGGGAGCCATCGCTGGAATCTGTGGGAGAGTCTGCGCCGACGCGGGAAGCCCGCGCCGCTGGCCCCCGCCCTCACGGTGCCGATCCGCCTGGATGAGGCTTCCCTCACCCGCCTGACGCCGGTGGTGGAAGCGGCCGGGGGGCGGTTCGTGGGCACCCAGCCCCTCTTCCGCGTGGTGAAGGGCATCGCCCGGGACGCGGTGCGGGAGGCCGTGCTGCTGGCCTTGGCGGGCATCTTCGCCGTCATCGCCTGGTTCGGGCGCAGCCTCCGCTTCGCCTGCCTCGCCCTGGTGCCCCTGCTGGCCAGCCAGGCCGGGGCCCTGGGGGCCCTCGGCTGGGGCGGCGAGCCGCTGACCTTCCTGTCCCTCATGGCCATTCCCATCGCGCTGGGCGTCAGCGTGGACACCGCCTTCAACCTGCTGCACCGCGCCCGGGGCGAGGCCGACGCCCCCCAGCGCGTGGCCCGCGTGAACGCCGTCTGCGCGGGCACCACCCTCGCCGGGTTCGGCGGCATGGTGTTCAGCGGCTACCGCGGCCTGCGGGGCCTCGGTCTCGCCTGCCTGGGCGGCGTGGCCCTGGCCCTGCTCCTCACCCAGTGGCTGCTGCCCGTGCTGCTGGAGAAGTGGCCCCTGGAAACGAAGCCTCCGGAGAAGAAGTGA
- a CDS encoding SAM-dependent methyltransferase, translated as MNPLNELLQSRLFEGPVPAAEVMALGLYHPEHGYYRRQEGPWGFDGKDYYTALDLGPLLGQTLALRLEAAWERLGRPARFTALEPGAGRGWLGRDVLNAVSGPFAEALIYVHRDDNPAARRAAEEALAPFLAANRARFAAEAEPLESFTGAIFSNELFDALPAQPWRWDGERWTREVLTPAGPEWQAADPGEAGAWFAARTDGLEPRDGSIWCEALPGLVHALASPLEAGLFLTVDYGEAADRLLAKGADLRRYKAHSVDGKWHEDLGEADLTADVDFTRLATLLEQEGMTQLSHMELSKWIRTHAPLERWGAEWMTLPAPERMKRTENLLQLTLPDMMGSRFRVLEGWKGRVE; from the coding sequence GTGAATCCGCTGAACGAGCTGCTGCAGTCCCGACTTTTCGAGGGCCCGGTCCCCGCCGCCGAGGTGATGGCCCTGGGCCTCTACCACCCGGAACACGGCTACTACCGGCGCCAGGAGGGCCCCTGGGGCTTCGACGGCAAGGACTACTACACGGCCCTGGACCTGGGGCCCCTGCTGGGGCAGACCCTGGCCCTGCGGCTGGAGGCCGCCTGGGAGCGCCTGGGCCGGCCCGCGCGCTTCACCGCGCTCGAACCCGGCGCGGGCCGCGGCTGGCTGGGCCGCGATGTGCTGAACGCCGTCTCGGGTCCCTTCGCCGAAGCGCTGATCTATGTGCACCGCGACGACAACCCCGCCGCCCGCCGGGCGGCGGAAGAAGCCCTGGCGCCGTTCCTGGCGGCGAACCGCGCGCGATTCGCCGCCGAAGCTGAGCCCCTGGAATCCTTCACCGGCGCCATCTTCAGCAACGAGCTCTTCGATGCCCTGCCCGCCCAGCCCTGGCGCTGGGATGGCGAGCGGTGGACGCGCGAGGTGCTGACGCCGGCAGGTCCCGAGTGGCAGGCGGCGGATCCCGGCGAGGCCGGGGCCTGGTTCGCGGCACGGACCGACGGCCTGGAGCCCCGCGACGGCAGCATCTGGTGTGAGGCCCTGCCCGGCCTGGTGCATGCGTTGGCATCGCCCCTGGAGGCGGGCCTCTTCCTGACCGTGGACTACGGCGAAGCCGCGGACCGCCTGCTGGCCAAGGGGGCCGACCTGCGCCGCTACAAGGCCCACAGCGTGGATGGCAAGTGGCACGAGGACCTGGGTGAGGCCGACCTGACCGCCGATGTCGACTTCACGCGGCTCGCCACCCTGCTCGAACAGGAAGGGATGACGCAGCTCTCACACATGGAGCTGAGCAAGTGGATCCGCACCCATGCCCCCCTCGAACGGTGGGGCGCCGAATGGATGACGCTGCCCGCCCCCGAGCGCATGAAGCGCACCGAGAACCTCCTCCAGCTCACCCTTCCCGACATGATGGGCAGCCGGTTCCGGGTGCTGGAGGGGTGGAAGGGGCGGGTCGAGTAG
- a CDS encoding DNA gyrase inhibitor YacG, whose product MTLRPCPICRTPTAWEGNAFKPFCSERCRLRDLGAWSTESYRIPEKPQEEHGEGWSEAIPEE is encoded by the coding sequence ATGACCCTTCGACCCTGCCCCATCTGCCGCACCCCCACCGCCTGGGAGGGGAACGCCTTCAAGCCCTTCTGCTCGGAGCGCTGCCGCCTCCGGGACCTCGGGGCCTGGTCCACCGAGAGCTACCGCATCCCCGAGAAACCCCAGGAGGAGCACGGCGAGGGGTGGAGCGAGGCGATCCCCGAGGAGTGA
- a CDS encoding CocE/NonD family hydrolase: MTLIRALRATLSSLVLPLVLLGGLVGARAQEPGAPDASPRAHYTKREVLIPMRDGVKLFTAIYTPKDARRTYPILLQRTPYSVWPYGETAFPPHLGPSARFQEEGFIFVYQDVRGRMMSEGEFVNMRPQRTVSGAAVDESTDTFDTLDWLLAHAERNNGRVGQWGISYPGFYTAVGMLSGHPALKAVSPEAPIMDWFTGDDFHRNGALWLPHAFNFMTSFGLPRPEPTQKYPTPLQHGTSDGYAWFLRLGPTAATRQYTKEVAFWNEMLDHPTYDAFWQARNLRPQLKAVKPAVLTVGGWFDAENLYGALQLFQTVNRQSPATDNRLVMGPWFHGGWERSKGDRLGPVLFGSDTSDWFQAEVLFPFFMHHLKQAKAPDLAKATVFETGANRWHRLEAWPPKQAKEARLYLQPGGGLSFAPPPADGGADAFTSDPAKPVPFIEQVAIGMPKEYMTADQRFAGRRPDVLVFQTEPLTQDLTLAGPLRPELFVATTGTDADWVVKLIDVYPDAFRNPDFHEGGSPWDRTPNPMGGYQQLVRGEVMRGKFRDSLEHPAPFVPGQPTRVAWSMNDIFHTFKKGHRVMVQLQSTWFPLMDRNPQVFTNINEAKAGDYQKATHTVFHDAARPSGLGLLRWPEQP, translated from the coding sequence GTGACCCTGATCCGCGCCCTGCGCGCCACGCTTTCGTCCCTGGTCTTGCCGCTGGTTTTATTGGGCGGCTTGGTCGGCGCCCGGGCCCAGGAGCCCGGGGCCCCCGATGCCTCGCCGCGCGCGCACTACACCAAACGCGAAGTCCTCATCCCCATGCGGGACGGCGTCAAGCTCTTCACGGCCATCTACACGCCGAAGGATGCCCGCCGCACCTACCCCATCCTGCTGCAGCGCACCCCCTACAGCGTGTGGCCCTACGGCGAGACCGCCTTCCCGCCCCACCTGGGCCCCTCGGCCCGGTTCCAGGAAGAGGGCTTCATCTTCGTCTACCAGGATGTGCGCGGCCGGATGATGTCCGAAGGCGAGTTCGTGAACATGCGGCCCCAGCGCACCGTCAGCGGGGCGGCGGTGGATGAGAGCACGGACACCTTCGACACCCTGGACTGGCTGCTGGCGCACGCGGAGCGGAACAACGGCCGCGTGGGCCAATGGGGCATCAGCTATCCCGGCTTCTACACCGCCGTGGGCATGCTGTCGGGCCACCCGGCCCTCAAGGCTGTCTCGCCGGAAGCGCCGATCATGGACTGGTTCACGGGCGACGACTTCCACCGCAACGGCGCCCTCTGGCTGCCCCACGCCTTCAACTTCATGACGAGCTTCGGCCTGCCCCGCCCGGAGCCCACCCAGAAGTACCCGACGCCCCTCCAGCATGGCACCTCGGACGGCTACGCGTGGTTCCTGCGCCTGGGCCCCACGGCCGCCACCCGGCAGTACACGAAGGAGGTGGCCTTCTGGAACGAGATGCTGGACCACCCCACCTACGATGCCTTCTGGCAGGCCCGGAACCTCCGGCCCCAGCTGAAGGCCGTGAAGCCCGCCGTGCTGACCGTGGGCGGCTGGTTCGACGCGGAGAACCTCTACGGCGCCCTCCAGCTGTTCCAGACCGTGAACCGCCAGAGCCCCGCCACGGACAACCGCCTGGTCATGGGCCCCTGGTTCCACGGCGGCTGGGAGCGCAGCAAGGGGGATCGCCTGGGGCCCGTGCTGTTCGGTTCCGACACCTCGGACTGGTTCCAGGCCGAGGTGCTCTTCCCCTTCTTCATGCACCACCTGAAGCAGGCGAAGGCCCCGGATCTCGCCAAGGCCACGGTCTTCGAGACCGGCGCCAACCGCTGGCACCGGCTGGAGGCCTGGCCGCCGAAGCAGGCGAAGGAGGCCAGGCTCTACCTCCAGCCCGGCGGAGGCCTGTCCTTCGCGCCGCCCCCCGCCGATGGGGGGGCCGATGCCTTCACCTCCGACCCGGCCAAGCCCGTGCCCTTCATCGAACAGGTCGCCATCGGCATGCCCAAGGAGTACATGACCGCCGATCAGCGCTTCGCCGGGCGGCGGCCCGATGTGCTGGTCTTCCAGACCGAGCCCCTGACCCAGGATCTGACCCTGGCCGGCCCCCTGCGGCCCGAGCTCTTCGTGGCCACCACCGGCACGGATGCCGACTGGGTGGTGAAGCTCATCGATGTCTATCCCGATGCCTTCAGGAACCCCGACTTCCATGAGGGCGGCTCGCCCTGGGATCGCACGCCCAACCCCATGGGCGGCTATCAGCAGCTGGTGCGCGGCGAGGTCATGCGCGGCAAGTTCCGCGACAGCCTCGAGCACCCGGCCCCCTTCGTGCCCGGCCAGCCCACCCGCGTGGCCTGGTCCATGAACGACATCTTCCACACCTTCAAAAAGGGGCACCGCGTCATGGTGCAGCTCCAGAGCACCTGGTTCCCCCTGATGGACCGCAATCCCCAGGTCTTCACCAACATCAACGAAGCCAAGGCCGGGGACTACCAGAAGGCCACCCACACCGTGTTCCACGACGCGGCAAGACCCAGCGGCCTCGGCCTTCTCCGGTGGCCGGAACAACCATGA